The nucleotide sequence GTCAGGCGTGATAACTCCTGGGCAGTTTGGTCCGACCAGGCGGGTTTTCTTGCCTTCCATGTAGCGCTTCACTTTTACCATATCCAATACCGGAATATGTTCAGTGATGCAAATTGCCATATCAAGATCAGCATCAACCGCTTCAAGAATTGCATCTGCAGCGAAAGGAGCTGGTACATAAATTACCGATACGTTTGCTCCTGTAGCTTTAACAGCGTCTTCAACTGTATTGAATACAGGTACGCCTTCAACTTCAGTGCCGCCCTTGCCAGGTGTTACCCCAGCAACGATTTTAGTTCCGTATTCGAGCATTTGCTTTGTATGGAAAAGGGCAGTTGACCCTGTAATCCCTTGTACAAGCACTTTTGTGTCTTTGTTAATATATACACTCATTTTTGTCCCTGCCCTTCTTTAGCCTACAAGTTCTACAATCTTTTTAGCGCCATCAGCCATTGTGCCGGCTGCGACAATATCAAGACCTGATTCGTTAAGCAGTTTTTTGCCCAGTTCTACGTTTGTTCCTTCAAGGCGCACAACTAGAGGCACATTCAAGCTAACTTCTTTAGCAGCTTGGATAACGCCTTCTGCGATGATGTCGCACTTCATGATACCGCCGAAAATGTTAACGAAAATTCCTTTTACATTCTTGTCAGAAAGAATGATTTTGAAAGCTTCCGTTACTTTCTCAGCAGTGGCACCGCCCCCAACGTCAAGGAAGTTAGCGGGTGTTCCGCCGTAGTAGTTGATGGTATCCATCGTTGCCATCGCAAGTCCAGCACCGTTAACCATACAGCCGATATTTCCGTCTAGGGAAATATAGCTCAAGTCATATTTTGAAGCTTCGATTTCTTTTGCATCTTCTTCGTCGTAATCGCGCATTTCCATAATGTTCTGGTGGCGGTATAAAGCGTTTGCATCGAAATTGAATTTCGCATCCAATGCCACTACTTGTCCATCTCCAGTCACTACTAGCGGGTTGATCTCAACGATGGCAGCATCTGTATCAACGTAAGCCTGGTAAAGGCCCAGCATCAATTTAGCTGCTTTGTTGACAAGTTTCGCCGGGATGTTCATGTTGAATGCCATACGGCGGGCCTGGAAGCCAGTCAAGCCGACAACCGGGTCGATTTCTTCATAGAAAAGGCGCTCCGGATTGTTTGCTGCCACTTCCTCGATGTCCATTCCGCCTTCTTCTGAACCCATAAGAGTTACACGAGAAGTTTCGCGGTCAAGCACCAAACCTAAGTAGTATTCCTTCTGGATGTCGCTTCCCGCTTCTACGTACAAGCGTTTCACTTCTTTTCCTTCCGGACCTGTTTGATGAGTTACAAGCACTTTGCCAAGCAATTCTTTCGCAATTGTGCGCACTTCATCCAAGTTTTTCGCAAGTTTGACTCCGCCTGCTTTGCCGCGGCCACCTGCGTGGATTTGGGCTTTTACCACAACAACATCAGTACCTAGTTCTTTAGCCGCTTTCACTGCTTCTTCTGGAGAAAAAGCTACATGGCCTTCAGGAACTGCTACTCCATATTGTTTAAGGATTTGTTTTCCCTGATATTCATGGATATTCATCTGTCATCCTCCAATCAAACATCTTGTTCTTTATGTAGTGCCTTTATCATTGTATTAAAGTTGTTCCAAAATGTCCACAGTTGACGGCTATCCTGTAAAAAACTTCAGACTTCTGCCAAGCTTAGGAGTCCAGTCTCAAAGAAAGCGGCGGCTCAACCATCGATTTTACAGGTTCGAACGTCTTCCGGTGAATCGGGCACGGACCATTTTCCTCCAGCGCAATCAAATGCTCTTTCGTTCCGTACCCGGCATGCTTCTCGAAACCGTAAGCCGGATATTCCGATGCGTACGCCGCCATAATGGCGTCCCGGCCGGTTTTTGCTAAAATCGATGCGGCCGCGATGCACAGGCTTTTGGCATCCCCTTTAATAATCGATTCACAATGGATTCCCGCATCCAGCTGCATGGCATCTGCCAGAATAACATCAGGTCTTGGATTCAGCTGCAGCGCTGCTTGGGTCATCGAGCTTCTCGTGGCCTGATAAATGTTTTGGGCATCAATTTCTTCCGGCGGCTGGATGTGCACAGCGTAACTGACGGCGATTTCTTTGATGAGCGCAGCATACTGATCGCGCTTGGCTTTTGACAACTTTTTGGAATCATCCAAGCCGGTTAAAACGGAACAATCTTCAGGCAATATCACAGCGGCCGTTACAACCGGACCTGCCAGCGGCCCTCGCCCCGCTTCGTCTATGCCGCAGACAAGATCTTCCCGGTTCTCTTTAAAAGAAGCGTCGAACTCAATTTTTTGATCATGGGCGTGCTGCTGCTTGTCGCGCAGATTTTTTTTGCGCTGCCAGCCCGCCAGTGCCGCTTGGACATTTTTCCGTGGATCTTGACGGATATCGTCCATCCATGTCTCCCAGTCAACGGTTTCTGCCAGTCGTTCTTTGACTTCTCCAATTTTCATCATGCTTTCATCCCTTTTCTTTTGTAAAATAAAAAGGCTGGACTCAATCGCTTGAGCCAGCCTTTTCCCTCAATCTTCCTCGACAATCATTTCATCATAATAGTCAAAAGTGACACGGCCAAGGTATTGATTCCGGATATCGCGGACAATGGCTTCAGCCGTCA is from Planococcus liqunii and encodes:
- a CDS encoding ribonuclease HII, with the translated sequence MMKIGEVKERLAETVDWETWMDDIRQDPRKNVQAALAGWQRKKNLRDKQQHAHDQKIEFDASFKENREDLVCGIDEAGRGPLAGPVVTAAVILPEDCSVLTGLDDSKKLSKAKRDQYAALIKEIAVSYAVHIQPPEEIDAQNIYQATRSSMTQAALQLNPRPDVILADAMQLDAGIHCESIIKGDAKSLCIAAASILAKTGRDAIMAAYASEYPAYGFEKHAGYGTKEHLIALEENGPCPIHRKTFEPVKSMVEPPLSLRLDS
- the sucC gene encoding ADP-forming succinate--CoA ligase subunit beta translates to MNIHEYQGKQILKQYGVAVPEGHVAFSPEEAVKAAKELGTDVVVVKAQIHAGGRGKAGGVKLAKNLDEVRTIAKELLGKVLVTHQTGPEGKEVKRLYVEAGSDIQKEYYLGLVLDRETSRVTLMGSEEGGMDIEEVAANNPERLFYEEIDPVVGLTGFQARRMAFNMNIPAKLVNKAAKLMLGLYQAYVDTDAAIVEINPLVVTGDGQVVALDAKFNFDANALYRHQNIMEMRDYDEEDAKEIEASKYDLSYISLDGNIGCMVNGAGLAMATMDTINYYGGTPANFLDVGGGATAEKVTEAFKIILSDKNVKGIFVNIFGGIMKCDIIAEGVIQAAKEVSLNVPLVVRLEGTNVELGKKLLNESGLDIVAAGTMADGAKKIVELVG